The Vitis vinifera cultivar Pinot Noir 40024 chromosome 12, ASM3070453v1 genome has a segment encoding these proteins:
- the LOC100244809 gene encoding pyrophosphate--fructose 6-phosphate 1-phosphotransferase subunit beta codes for MSTSSAASNGCATAGRPSSGCPSSVFSEVQTSRLRHSLPLPSVLRKPFNVSDGPPSSAAGNPDEIAKLFPNLFGQPSATLVPGEGLKKDQGLRIGVVLSGGQAPGGHNVISGIFDYLQECTTGSTMYGFKGGPAGIMNCKYVELTSEFILPFRNQGGFHMICSGRDKIETPEQFKQADETASKLELDGLVVIGGDDSNTNACLLAENFRGKKLKTRVIGCPKTIDGDLKCKEVPTSFGFDTACKIYAEMIGNVMIDARSTGKYYHFVRLMGRAASHITLECALQTHPNITIIGEEVALKKLTLKNVTDYITDIICKRAERGFNYGIILIPEGLIDFIPEVQQLIGELNEILAHDVVDEGGQWKKKLRNQSQQLFDFLPQAIQEQLLLERDPHGNVQVAKIETEKMLIQMVDTELEKRRQEHSYNGKFNGQSHFFGYEGRCGLPTNFDANYCYALGYGAGALLHSGKTGLISSVGNLGAPVEEWTVGGTALTSLMDVERRHGKFKPVIKKAMVELEGAPFKKFASLRDEWALKNRYVSPGPVQFVGPTANEINHTLMLELGAQA; via the exons ATGTCTACCTCCTCCGCCGCATCCAACGGCTGCGCCACTGCCGGCAGACCATCCTCTGGCTGCCCCTCCTCCGTCTTCAGCGAAGTCCAAACCAGCCGTCTGCGGCACTCCCTGCCTCTCCCTTCTGTCCTCCGAAAACCCTTCAACGTCTCTGATGGCCCTCCCAGCTCCGCCGCCGGAAACCCAG ATGAGATTGCGAAGTTATTTCCGAATCTGTTTGGGCAGCCATCAGCAACTCTGGTGCCAGGAGAGGGCCTGAAGAAGGATCAGGGTTTGAGGATTGGAGTTGTACTGTCAGGAGGACAGGCACCGGGAGGGCACAATGTGATTTCAGGGATCTTTG ATTATCTACAAGAGTGCACAACGGGAAGCACCATGTATGGATTCAAGGGGGGCCCTGCTGGGATCATGAATTGCAAATATGTTGAGTTGACATCGGAGTTTATCCTTCCTTTCCGAAACCAG GGTGGCTTTCATATGATATGTAGTGGCAGGGACAAGATTGAAACTCCAGAACAG TTTAAGCAAGCTGATGAAACAGCATCAAAACTTGAGTTGGATGGGCTTGTTGTTATTGGTGGAGATGACTCAAATACAAATGCTTGCCTACTTGCTGAAAATTTTAG gGGTAAAAAGTTGAAAACACGGGTCATTGGATGTCCAAAGACCATTGATGGCGATTTGAAATGCAAAGAGGTTCCCACAAGTTTTGGCTTTGACACTGCATGCAAG ATATATGCAGAAATGATTGGAAATGTCATGATAGATGCTCGTTCAACTGGAAAATACTACCATT TTGTAAGGCTTATGGGTCGTGCAGCTTCCCACATAACATTGGAGTGTGCTTTGCAGACTCATCCAAACATTACAATTATAGGAGAAGAG GTTGCTCTCAAGAAGCTGACACTGAAGAATGTTACTGATTACATCACAGATATAATCTGCAAAAGAGCAGAACGTGGTTTTAATTATGGCATTATACTTATACCCGAAGGCCTGATAGATTTCATTCCTGAG GTTCAACAGCTTATTGGAGAACTTAATGAAATCTTAGCTCATGATGTTGTTGATGAGGGTGGGCAGTGGAAAAAGAAACTCAGAAACCAGTCGCAGCAGCTTTTTGACTTTTTACCACAAGCAATACAGGAGCAACTACTGCTGGAGAGAGATCCACATGGGAATGTGCAG GTTGCCAAGATAGAAACAGAAAAGATGCTTATTCAAATGGTGGACACTGAATTAGAGAAAAGGAGGCAGGAACATTCGTATAATGGGAAGTTTAATGGACAGTCTCATTTTTTTGG GTATGAGGGCAGATGTGGTTTGCCAACAAATTTTGATGCTAACTACTGCTATGCATTGGGTTATGGTGCTGGAGCTCTCCTTCATTCTGGAAAGACTGGATTGATTTCTTCA GTGGGAAATTTGGGTGCTCCAGTTGAAGAATGGACAGTGGGAGGAACGGCATTGACTTCTTTGATGGATGTGGAGAGGAGACATG GAAAGTTCAAACCCGTGATAAAGAAGGCAATGGTGGAACTCGAAG GTGCACCATTCAAAAAATTTGCATCCCTTCGCGATGAGTGGGCTCTGAAGAACCGATATGTCAGTCCAG GCCCTGTGCAGTTTGTGGGTCCAACAGCCAATGAAATTAATCACACCCTAATGCTGGAGCTGGGAGCCCAAGCTTAG
- the LOC100265324 gene encoding glycine-rich RNA-binding protein 4, mitochondrial, whose amino-acid sequence MKNSLVSLARRALTVQNPAADWRCFCSSPSFPTPPSNTKLFVAGLSWSVDEKSLKDAFSSFGDVTEVRIMYDKDSGRSRGFGFVYFSKEVDARSAKDAMDGKAFLGRPLRVSYALEKVRGGPIVVPRRLNGGDDNNSRNS is encoded by the exons ATGAAGAACAGCTTGGTGTCCCTTGCCAGAAGAGCACTCACGGTACAAAACCCAGCTGCAGACTGGCGTTGCTTTTGTTCTTCGCCATCATTCCCAACTCCTCCTTCCAATACAAAGCTCTTTGTAGCCG GTTTGTCATGGTCAGTTGATGAGAAGTCCTTGAAGGATGCTTTCTCTTCTTTTGGGGATGTCACTGAAG TGAGGATAATGTACGATAAGGATAGTGGTAGATCAAGAGGCTTTGGGTTTGTTTATTTCTCAAAAGAAGTTGATGCCAGATCTGCGAAAGATGCCATGGATGGAAAG GCATTCTTAGGTCGACCATTGAGGGTCAGTTATGCTTTGGAGAAGGTACGCGGTGGACCAATTGTTGTCCCGCGCCGTTTAAATGGTGGAGATGACAACAACAGTCGAAATTCTTGA
- the LOC100255020 gene encoding protein NRT1/ PTR FAMILY 6.4 — protein sequence MISPKCMTWYKLYNHSNPNFCATTRCGRHEMPTNIRLLSYFLPQSFTSVYINYNPSLVNSTTNHPISALLSLSLSLSLSPSPSAKMVLVDAHAGKDGTDDGALDFRGNPVDKTRTGGWLGAGLILGTEFAERVCVMGISMNLVTYLVQNLHISAAKSATIVTNFMGTLNLCGLLAGFLADAKLGRYLTVAIFGSITALGVILLTVATTIPSMRPPPCSDYMRQHHQCIEANGSQLAMLYAALYTIALGGGGIKSNVSGFGSDQFDNSDPKEEKAMIFFFNRFYFCVSIGSLFAVTVLVYIQDNVGRGWGYGISAVTMVIAVTILLGGTPFYRFKMPRGSPLTVIWRVIFLAWRKRNLPYPSHPSLLNEYHNAKVSHTQRFRCLDKAAILEDYYSASGNKDNPWIVSTVNQVEEVKMVIKLLPIWSTCILFWTVYSQMTTFTIEQATFMNRKLGSFVVPSGSFSVFLFISILLFTSLNERIFVPCARKLTHNVQGVTSLQRVGIGLIFSMVAMVTAAIVEKQRREAAVQHKTNISAFWLVPQFFLVGAGEAFAYVGQLEFFIREAPDRMKSMSTGLFLSTLAMGFFVSSLLVSLVDKVTNMRWLRSNLNRGKLDNFYWMLAVLGVLNFLAFLVFAMRHQYKTLQYKSPDVYGENELKKGWNEGITSEMEKKERVEGKEEP from the exons ATGATTAGTCCAAAATGCATGACATGGTACAAACTTTATAATCATTCAAACCCTAACTTTTGTGCCACAACAAGATGTGGACGCCATGAGATGCCTACTAATATCAGACTCTTATCATACTTTCTACCCCAATCATTCACTTCAGTCTATATCAACTACAATCCCTCCCTTGTGAACTCCACAACGAACCATCCAATTTCAGcactgctctctctctctctctctctctctctctctccctctccctctgcGAAAATG GTTCTAGTTGATGCCCATGCTGGCAAAGACGGTACAGATGATGGAGCTCTGGATTTTAGGGGAAACCCTGTGGACAAGACACGAACCGGGGGATGGCTTGGTGCAGGGCTCATTCTAG GAACTGAATTTGCAGAGAGGGTATGTGTGATGGGGATATCAATGAATTTAGTGACATATTTAGTCCAAAATCTGCATATTTCAGCAGCAAAATCAGCAACAATCGTGACTAATTTCATGGGCACTCTTAATCTTTGTGGCCTCCTAGCCGGTTTCTTAGCAGATGCCAAACTTGGCCGTTACTTGACAGTTGCAATCTTTGGATCCATAACTGCCTTG GGGGTGATTTTGTTGACGGTAGCCACAACCATTCCTAGCATGAGACCCCCTCCATGCAGTGACTACATGAGGCAGCACCACCAGTGCATAGAGGCCAACGGCAGTCAACTAGCCATGCTCTATGCTGCTCTCTATACTATAGCCCTAGGTGGTGGAGGAATAAAGTCCAATGTTTCTGGTTTTGGTTCTGATCAATTTGATAACTCTGATCCCAAAGAGGAGAAGGCCatgattttcttcttcaataGGTTCTATTTCTGTGTTAGCATAGGCTCCTTGTTTGCAGTAACAGTGCTGGTGTATATACAAGACAATGTGGGAAGAGGGTGGGGTTATGGAATATCAGCAGTGACAATGGTGATAGCAGTCACAATCTTGCTCGGTGGGACACCATTTTACCGATTCAAGATGCCTCGAGGTAGCCCTTTAACTGTCATATGGAGAGTCATATTCTTGGCTTGGAGGAAGAGGAACCTCCCTTATCCTTCTCATCCCAGTTTGTTGAACGAGTACCACAATGCCAAGGTCTCTCACACTCAAAGATTCAG GTGTCTCGACAAGGCTGCAATCCTAGAAGACTATTATTCTGCCAGTGGAAACAAGGACAACCCTTGGATAGTTTCTACAGTGAACCAAGTTGAAGAGGTGAAGATGGTAATAAAGCTCCTTCCCATCTGGTCCACATGTATCCTCTTTTGGACAGTCTACTCTCAAATGACAACTTTCACGATTGAGCAAGCCACCTTCATGAACCGAAAACTTGGCTCCTTTGTTGTTCCTTCAGGTTCTTTCTCTGTCTTCCTCTTCATCTCCATTCTTCTCTTCACTTCCCTAAATGAAAGGATCTTTGTCCCATGTGCTCGGAAACTCACCCACAATGTCCAAGGAGTTACAAGCCTTCAGAGGGTTGGAATTGGGCTCATTTTCTCGATGGTGGCTATGGTAACTGCTGCTATTGTTGAAAAGCAAAGGAGGGAAGCTGCTGTTCAACACAAGACTAATATCAGTGCATTCTGGCTAGTACCTCAGTTCTTCCTAGTGGGTGCTGGGGAAGCCTTTGCTTATGTAGGACAACTAGAGTTCTTCATCAGAGAGGCACCAGATAGGATGAAATCAATGAGCACAGGACTCTTTTTAAGCACCCTTGCAATGGGGTTCTTTGTTAGTAGTTTGCTAGTGTCTCTGGTAGACAAAGTGACCAACATGAGATGGCTTAGGAGCAATTTGAATAGGGGGAAATTGGACAACTTTTATTGGATGCTTGCAGTCCTAGGAGTATTGAATTTCTTGGCTTTTCTTGTCTTTGCAATGAGACACCAGTACAAGACACTACAGTACAAAAGCCCTGATGTTTATGGGGAGAATGAGCTAAAGAAGGGATGGAATGAAGGTATCACCAGCGAAATggagaagaaagagagagttgaAGGAAAGGAGGAGCCTTAG